A single genomic interval of Clostridia bacterium harbors:
- the hoxU gene encoding bidirectional hydrogenase complex protein HoxU: MPKKKLSIRIDGELVSALDGQTILQASRASGKYIPTLCDLEGITPVGACRVCIVEVAGTDRLLPACTTPIQDGMSVTTSSPKLARYRRIALELLFVERNHVCSVCVSNRHCELQDMASAMGIDTVRFAYNYPKLNVDMSHPRYVLDHNRCILCTRCVRVCRELEGANVWELTSRGIHTRIGSELNAKWGESRTCTNCGKCVQACPTGALAEKGRAVEEMVKRTDDLSSLVRKRGIHA, encoded by the coding sequence TTGCCGAAGAAGAAACTTTCAATCCGAATCGACGGCGAATTGGTCAGCGCCCTCGATGGTCAGACGATCTTGCAGGCGTCCAGGGCAAGCGGAAAATACATTCCGACCCTCTGCGATCTGGAAGGCATAACGCCGGTGGGAGCATGCCGCGTTTGCATTGTGGAAGTGGCGGGAACCGACCGGTTGCTACCGGCGTGTACGACGCCAATCCAGGACGGCATGTCGGTAACTACGAGTTCGCCAAAGCTGGCGCGCTATCGCCGCATTGCGCTGGAGTTGCTTTTCGTGGAGCGCAATCACGTTTGTTCGGTCTGCGTATCCAACCGGCACTGTGAACTCCAGGACATGGCGAGCGCCATGGGGATCGATACTGTTCGCTTTGCGTATAACTATCCGAAGTTGAACGTTGACATGTCCCACCCGCGTTACGTTCTCGACCATAACCGCTGCATTCTCTGTACTCGTTGTGTTCGCGTGTGCCGAGAACTGGAAGGCGCTAACGTCTGGGAGCTCACGTCTCGCGGGATTCACACCAGGATCGGCAGCGAGCTGAATGCAAAGTGGGGTGAGTCGAGGACTTGTACGAATTGCGGTAAGTGCGTGCAAGCCTGTCCGACAGGCGCGCTCGCCGAGAAGGGCCGTGCTGTCGAAGAAATGGTGAAGCGAACCGACGACCTGAGCTCGCTTGTCCGGAAGAGAGGTATCCACGCATGA
- a CDS encoding dihydrofolate reductase family protein, whose translation MTVSVFVGASVDGFIARRNGDLDFLPEGGGEPHGYNEFIASVDAIVIGRNTFEKVLTFGSWPYGDKRVVVLSSRPVDLSAARGGIVEQMAGPPGEIVSQLAASGAHHLYVDGGITIQRFLRAGLIQRLIITRVPVLIGDGIALFGTLPRDVRLRHVATRQYPSGLVQSEYHVAD comes from the coding sequence ATGACAGTATCTGTCTTCGTCGGCGCAAGCGTCGATGGCTTCATCGCGCGACGCAACGGCGATCTCGACTTTCTACCGGAGGGCGGCGGCGAACCCCACGGCTATAACGAGTTCATTGCAAGCGTCGATGCGATTGTGATCGGTCGCAACACCTTCGAGAAGGTTTTGACGTTTGGGAGTTGGCCTTATGGCGACAAGCGCGTGGTGGTCCTAAGCAGTCGCCCGGTCGACTTGTCCGCGGCCAGAGGAGGCATTGTTGAACAGATGGCTGGGCCTCCGGGTGAGATCGTTTCGCAACTCGCTGCTAGTGGTGCCCACCATCTCTATGTCGACGGTGGAATCACGATTCAACGGTTCCTGCGCGCGGGCCTCATCCAACGTCTCATCATCACGCGCGTGCCTGTGCTTATTGGCGACGGAATTGCACTTTTCGGAACCTTACCGCGAGACGTTCGGCTCCGTCACGTAGCGACTCGGCAGTATCCGAGCGGCTTAGTGCAGAGCGAATACCATGTTGCCGACTGA
- a CDS encoding Ni/Fe hydrogenase subunit alpha, with product MKRITIDPVTRVEGHAKVTIQLDDSGSVTRTEFSVTQVRGFEKFTEGRPFYEMPGITSRICGICPVSHALASSKACEAIMAVRIPPAARRLRELVHCAQFVQSHALSFFYLSAPDFLLGMDSDPAARNIFGVVARHPELAREGVELRKFGLQIIEGLSQERVHPSWIVPGGVMSAMSQQLGDHILAELPIAKSIAERTLNFFQSVLEDYQEEIAFFGSAPTMYAGTVDAKGGLQIYDGALRFRNESGEIVQDQIPVDEYQSWIGEASLRDSYLKAPYFTPKGYPEGVYRVGALARLNVIERCGTPKADIELQEFRKRFGLPAHSAFLFHYARLIEILYALERIETLVNDPAIMDTHVRATAAVNALEGIGAIEAPRGTLIHHYKVNEEGAITWVNLIVATGHNNLAISKSIEQVSKHFIKGEQIEEGMVNRVSAVIRAYDPCLSCSTHAQGQIAMRISLISPQGELLDELSTS from the coding sequence ATGAAGCGCATCACGATCGATCCCGTTACCAGGGTCGAAGGTCACGCGAAGGTCACGATCCAGTTGGATGACAGCGGGAGTGTAACGCGAACGGAATTCAGCGTCACGCAAGTGCGCGGCTTCGAGAAGTTCACCGAGGGAAGGCCTTTCTACGAGATGCCCGGTATCACTTCGCGCATCTGCGGCATCTGCCCGGTCAGCCATGCGCTCGCGTCCTCTAAGGCATGTGAAGCGATCATGGCGGTTCGCATTCCGCCAGCTGCTCGACGCTTGAGGGAACTCGTGCACTGCGCACAATTCGTGCAGTCGCACGCGCTGAGCTTCTTCTACCTGTCTGCGCCCGACTTTCTGCTTGGCATGGATTCCGACCCCGCGGCACGCAATATTTTCGGAGTGGTGGCGCGCCATCCCGAACTGGCGCGGGAGGGCGTTGAGCTTCGGAAGTTCGGTCTACAGATCATCGAAGGCCTCTCCCAAGAACGCGTACATCCTTCGTGGATTGTCCCCGGGGGCGTCATGAGTGCGATGTCGCAGCAACTGGGAGACCACATCCTGGCGGAGTTGCCAATCGCGAAGTCCATCGCCGAGCGTACGCTTAACTTCTTCCAGTCTGTACTGGAGGACTATCAGGAAGAGATCGCGTTTTTCGGATCTGCTCCAACAATGTACGCGGGCACAGTAGATGCTAAAGGAGGTTTACAAATTTACGATGGGGCGCTGCGCTTCCGTAATGAGTCTGGCGAGATCGTGCAGGACCAGATTCCGGTTGACGAGTACCAGTCCTGGATCGGAGAGGCGAGTCTACGGGATTCTTATCTGAAGGCGCCGTACTTCACTCCCAAGGGCTACCCGGAAGGAGTTTATCGGGTTGGAGCGCTCGCACGGCTTAATGTGATTGAGCGTTGCGGTACGCCGAAGGCCGATATTGAATTACAGGAGTTCCGCAAACGATTCGGGTTGCCGGCACACAGCGCATTCCTCTTCCATTACGCTCGCCTCATCGAAATCCTGTACGCACTGGAACGGATAGAGACCCTTGTGAACGACCCAGCGATCATGGACACTCACGTCCGAGCAACCGCTGCGGTGAACGCGCTGGAAGGTATAGGCGCGATCGAAGCCCCGAGAGGTACGTTGATCCACCATTACAAGGTGAACGAAGAAGGCGCGATCACCTGGGTAAACCTCATCGTTGCCACTGGCCACAATAATCTCGCGATCTCGAAGAGCATTGAGCAGGTCAGTAAGCATTTCATCAAGGGAGAGCAGATCGAAGAAGGCATGGTAAACCGCGTGTCCGCCGTGATCCGGGCCTACGATCCGTGCCTGAGTTGTTCAACGCACGCACAAGGCCAGATCGCGATGCGTATATCGCTCATCAGCCCGCAAGGTGAATTGCTGGACGAACTCTCTACTAGCTGA
- a CDS encoding sigma-70 family RNA polymerase sigma factor, with translation MQKEVWRVGEMMAMFTDAEALEGARNGNAGCFEHLYRKYSRRIYCVCLRMVRDSSLAEDLMQETFLSAYRRLNTFRGESLFSTWLHRIAVNVALMHLRKERVQPVQTPLEVVTSGEDEIPKEVLGQPDTALTGAADRVSLQRVIEQLPSGYRIVFLLHDVQGYQHDEIAIMLGCTMGNTKSQLHKARLRLRKLLAAQPPLEEHEQADRRLAA, from the coding sequence ATGCAGAAGGAGGTTTGGCGCGTGGGCGAGATGATGGCAATGTTTACGGATGCCGAAGCGCTCGAAGGCGCTCGCAATGGAAACGCGGGCTGCTTTGAACACTTGTATAGAAAATATTCACGTCGCATTTATTGCGTCTGCCTGCGCATGGTGCGCGACAGTTCGCTTGCAGAAGACTTGATGCAGGAGACGTTCCTGAGCGCTTACCGGCGCCTGAATACGTTTCGCGGTGAATCGCTTTTCTCTACATGGCTCCATCGAATCGCCGTAAATGTGGCTCTCATGCACCTGCGCAAAGAGCGTGTGCAACCGGTGCAGACGCCGCTAGAGGTTGTAACCAGTGGCGAAGATGAAATTCCCAAGGAGGTTCTTGGACAGCCGGATACGGCGCTCACCGGTGCAGCAGATCGAGTTTCGCTGCAACGCGTCATCGAACAGTTGCCTTCCGGCTACCGAATCGTATTTCTCCTGCACGATGTTCAGGGATATCAGCACGACGAAATCGCCATCATGCTCGGCTGCACGATGGGCAACACCAAGTCGCAGTTGCACAAGGCGCGATTGCGGCTGCGGAAACTGCTCGCAGCGCAGCCCCCGCTCGAAGAGCATGAGCAAGCGGACAGGCGGCTCGCGGCATGA
- the msrB gene encoding peptide-methionine (R)-S-oxide reductase MsrB yields the protein MAEKIKKTEDEWRRELTPEQYRVLREKGTERPFTGEYDATTTEGIYRCAACGQELFTSGTKFDAGCGWPSFFEPAGSEAVETHEDNSHGMRRVEVTCSRCDSHLGHVFPDGPPPTGVRYCINSVSLKQEPKSK from the coding sequence ATGGCGGAGAAGATCAAGAAAACCGAGGACGAGTGGCGGCGCGAACTTACGCCGGAGCAATATCGCGTATTGCGCGAAAAGGGCACGGAGCGTCCCTTTACTGGAGAATACGACGCGACGACGACCGAAGGCATCTATCGCTGCGCTGCCTGTGGACAGGAGCTGTTCACCTCGGGCACCAAGTTTGACGCGGGCTGCGGTTGGCCGAGTTTCTTTGAGCCGGCTGGCTCGGAAGCAGTAGAGACACACGAGGACAACTCTCATGGCATGAGGCGCGTCGAAGTAACCTGTTCGCGATGCGACTCGCATCTCGGACACGTTTTCCCTGACGGTCCTCCCCCTACTGGCGTGAGATATTGCATCAACTCAGTGTCGTTGAAGCAGGAACCTAAATCGAAGTAA
- a CDS encoding response regulator, with protein MQPPTPKVLVVDDHRIITDTLVTILQMNGFDPSGTYSGREAIRTIDRLEPDIALCDINLADMSGVDVAIQIQERFPKCRILLLSGDSSSASALQRAGEEGLAFETVAKPIAPLALLNLLRRTSN; from the coding sequence ATGCAGCCGCCCACGCCGAAGGTGCTCGTTGTAGATGACCATCGCATCATCACAGACACTCTTGTCACAATTCTCCAGATGAACGGATTCGATCCGTCGGGCACGTACTCGGGACGCGAGGCGATCAGGACCATCGACCGTTTGGAACCGGATATTGCGCTCTGCGATATCAATCTTGCCGACATGAGTGGAGTGGATGTGGCAATCCAGATTCAGGAGCGCTTTCCGAAATGCCGCATCCTGCTCCTTTCCGGCGATTCCTCCTCCGCGAGCGCGCTGCAGCGCGCTGGAGAAGAAGGCCTTGCGTTCGAAACTGTCGCCAAGCCTATCGCGCCGCTGGCATTGCTGAACCTCCTCCGGCGTACTTCGAATTAG
- a CDS encoding DUF4242 domain-containing protein, whose amino-acid sequence MPKFVIEREIAGLGEMSPEQIQAVAQKSCEVLNSLGPQIQWVQSYVTADKMFCIYNAPNAEIIAEHARRGGFPANRILQIDQIIDPTTAEPGKKGTPA is encoded by the coding sequence ATGCCGAAGTTTGTAATCGAGCGGGAAATTGCAGGATTGGGCGAAATGAGTCCGGAGCAAATACAAGCGGTTGCTCAGAAATCCTGCGAGGTATTGAACTCGCTTGGACCACAGATTCAGTGGGTGCAAAGTTACGTAACCGCTGACAAGATGTTCTGCATTTACAACGCCCCGAACGCGGAGATAATCGCCGAGCACGCCAGGCGCGGAGGATTCCCGGCGAATCGTATCTTGCAGATAGACCAGATCATCGATCCCACGACCGCCGAACCAGGAAAGAAGGGTACGCCTGCTTAG
- a CDS encoding NADP oxidoreductase, whose amino-acid sequence MKKVKVATVWLDGCSGCHMSLLDMDTAIIPLARRIELVYGPLVDAQEFPDNVDVTLVEGAISSQEDLNKIQKIRQRTRTLIALGDCAVTGNVPAMRNSLPVSKLLQSVYVEGVQKNPGVPGERVPALLKQARPLREFVKVELCLPGCPPPAKTILTLLTDLLDGKKPSTLSVKFG is encoded by the coding sequence ATGAAGAAGGTCAAGGTCGCTACCGTTTGGTTGGATGGATGCTCGGGATGCCATATGTCGCTTCTCGACATGGACACCGCCATTATTCCCCTGGCGCGACGGATCGAACTCGTTTACGGACCGTTGGTGGATGCGCAGGAATTTCCCGATAACGTGGATGTCACGCTCGTAGAGGGCGCTATAAGTTCGCAGGAAGATCTCAACAAGATACAGAAGATTCGGCAGCGTACGCGTACCCTCATCGCGCTTGGCGATTGTGCCGTGACCGGCAATGTGCCTGCCATGCGCAACTCCCTGCCTGTGAGCAAACTACTGCAAAGCGTGTATGTCGAGGGTGTCCAGAAAAATCCGGGCGTGCCGGGCGAACGAGTCCCCGCACTACTCAAGCAGGCCAGACCACTTCGCGAATTTGTAAAAGTCGAGCTCTGTCTTCCTGGTTGTCCGCCGCCGGCGAAGACGATCCTGACGTTGCTAACCGATCTTCTGGATGGCAAGAAACCCAGCACTCTCTCAGTCAAGTTCGGATAA